Proteins co-encoded in one Dendropsophus ebraccatus isolate aDenEbr1 chromosome 9, aDenEbr1.pat, whole genome shotgun sequence genomic window:
- the ZEB2 gene encoding zinc finger E-box-binding homeobox 2 isoform X2 → MKQMMADGPRCKRRKQANPRRKNVLNYDNVVDTGSETDEDDKLHIAEDDSIITTLDQETSPASMLNHESSPHVNQALLAREEEEDDLRDGGMEHSWHNDDLLKAPVDGSDEMKGEYDCMGPEVTHATTMNNGTVKNTNCTSEFEDYFAKRKMDDGDGHGVSIAEYLHRTDTAIIYPEAPEELCRLGTPEANGQEENDLPPGTPDAFAQLLTCPYCDRGYKRLTSLKEHIKYRHEKNEENFSCPLCSYTFAYRTQLERHMVTHKPGRDQHQMLTQGASNRKFKCTECGKAFKYKHHLKEHLRIHSGEKPYECPNCKKRFSHSGSYSSHISSKKCIGLISVNGRMRNNMKAGSSPNSVSSSPTNSAITQLRHKLENGKPLGMNESSGLLKIKTETLDYNDYKLLMAATHGFNGPNPFMNGGLGATSPLGIHSSAQSPMQHLGIGMEASLLGYPTLSSNLSEVQKVLEIVDNTVSRQKMECKADEVAKLKGYHMKETGPQGEDQGMTSPGIPQVGLPVVSHNGATKSIIDYTLEKVNEAKACLQSLTVDSRRPFNSIKKEKLRTLIDLVSEEKMLESHNISTPFSCQFCKESFNGPIPLHQHERYLCKMNEEIKAVLQPSENLILNKQGMFAEKQALLLSSVLSEKGMNIPINPYKDHMSVLKAYYAMNMEPNSDELLKISIAVGLPQEFVKDWFEQRKVYQYATSRSPSLERTSAEVAPVNTTPTKDSMSARSPVKPVDSITSPSIAELHNRVSNCDMPLRLTKPSHFAGLKPVVDKLDHSRSNTPSPLNLSSTSSKNSHSSSYTPNSFSSEELQAEPLDLSVPRQMKEIKSVIATKNKTKPNNITIEHNSVPISSDMVDEPLNLTYIKKEFCNSNLDKSTSALFGLNPFSGKPLYTALPPQSAFPPATFMPPVQASIPGLRPYPGLDQMSFLPHMAYTYPTGAATFADMQQRRKYQRKQGFQGEMLDGTPDYMSGLDDMTDSDSCLSRKKIKKTESGMYACDLCDKTFQKSSSLLRHKYEHTGKRPHQCQICKKAFKHKHHLIEHSRLHSGEKPYQCDKCGKRFSHSGSYSQHMNHRYSYCKREAEEREAAEREAREKGHLEPTELLMNRAYLQSITPQGYSDSEERESMLRDGEIEREHDKEVEDVYDKLGRPDGDEEFEEEEEESENKSMDTDPDTIRDEEENGEHSMDDSSEDGKMEIKSDHEEENMEDGM, encoded by the exons ATGAAATGAAGGGAGAATACGACTGTATGGGGCCAGAAGTCACTCACGCAACCACTATGAACAACGGTACAG TGAAGAACACGAATTGCACTTCGGAATTTGAGGATTATTTCGCCAAAAGAAAAATGGATGATGGCGACGGGCACGGAGTTAGCATAGCGGAGTATCTGCATCGTACTGACACGGCCATTATTTACCCAGAAGCCCCCGAGGAGCTTTGCCGCTTGGGTACACCGGAGGCCAATGGTCAGGAAGAGAATG ACCTACCACCTGGAACACCAGATGCCTTTGCCCAGCTGCTGACCTGTCCCTACTGCGACCGAGGCTACAAGCGGTTGACGTCACTAAAGGAGCACATCAAGTACCGCCACGAGAAGAACGAGGAGAACTTTTCCTGTCCTCTCTGTAGCTATACGTTTGCCTACCGCACCCAACTCGAGCGGCATATGGTGACGCACAAGCCGGGGAGAGATCAG CACCAAATGTTGACCCAGGGAGCTAGCAATCGCAAGTTCAAGTGCACAGAATGTGGCAAGGCATTCAAGTACAAGCATCACTTAAAGGAACACCTGCGAATACATAGTG gggagaaaccatacgAATGCCCAAATTGCAAGAAACGCTTCTCCCATTCAGGTTCCTACAGTTCACACATTAGCAGTAAGAAATGCATTGGCCTAATCTCTGTGAACGGGAGGATGAGAAACAACATGAAGGCGGGTTCATCTCCTAACTCCGTGTCTTCATCTCCCACCAACTCAGCCATAACGCAGCTTCGGCACAAACTGGAGAATGGGAAACCACTCGGTATGAATGAGTCTTCAGGCTTGTTGAAGATCAAAACCGAAACACTAGATTATAATGATTATAAACTTCTTATGGCAGCCACTCATGGGTTCAATGGTCCCAATCCTTTTATGAACGGTGGTCTTGGAGCGACCAGCCCCCTGGGAATTCACTCCTCAGCTCAAAGTCCAATGCAGCACTTAGGTATAGGGATGGAGGCATCACTACTTGGGTATCCAACCTTAAGCAGTAACTTAAGCGAGGTGCAGAAGGTCTTAGAAATTGTGGACAACACCGTTTCGAGACAGAAGATGGAATGCAAGGCCGATGAGGTTGCAAAGTTGAAGGGATATCACATGAAGGAAACGGGACCTCAAGGAGAGGACCAAGGCATGACGTCCCCTGGTATTCCACAAGTTGGTCTTCCCGTAGTAAGTCATAATGGTGCCACTAAAAGTATTATAGACTATACATTGGAGAAGGTGAATGAAGCCAAAGCTTGTTTACAGAGCTTGACCGTGGATTCGAGAAGGCCATTTAATAGTATTAAGAAGGAAAAGTTACGTACATTGATAGACCTTGTAAGTGAAGAAAAGATGTTAGAGAGCCATAATATATCCACTCCATTTTCTTGCCAGTTTTGTAAAGAAAGTTTTAACGGCCCCATTCCTTTACATCAACACGAACGTTATTTGTGTAAGATGAACGAAGAAATAAAAGCAGTCCTCCAACCCAGTGAAAACCTGATTCTCAATAAACAGGGAATGTTTGCTGAGAAACAAGCACTCCTGCTGTCGTCGGTACTTTCCGAGAAAGGAATGAACATCCCGATTAACCCATACAAGGACCACATGTCTGTACTTAAAGCTTATTACGCTATGAATATGGAACCTAACTCTGATGAACTACTGAAAATTTCCATAGCAGTTGGCCTTCCTCAGGAATTTGTGAAGGACTGGTTTGAACAAAGAAAAGTCTACCAATATGCAACTTCCAGGTCACCGTCTTTGGAAAGGACCAGTGCGGAAGTGGCTCCAGTAAACACCACTCCCACTAAAGACTCTATGTCAGCCAGATCACCAGTAAAACCTGTGGATTCTATCACTTCACCGTCTATAGCAGAACTTCATAACCGGGTATCTAATTGTGATATGCCTCTCAGGCTAACAAAACCTAGTCATTTTGCTGGTCTGAAGCCAGTTGTTGATAAATTGGACCACTCTAGGAGCAATACTCCATCTCCTTTAAATCTTTCTTCCACATCTTCTAAAAACTCCCATAGTAGTTCTTACACTCCAAACAGTTTTTCCTCAGAGGAGCTTCAAGCTGAGCCTTTGGACTTATCTGTACCAAGACAAATGAAGGAAATTAAAAGTGTTATAGCCACAAAGAACAAAACCAAACCCAATAACATCACTATTGAACATAACAGTGTTCCTATATCTTCCGACATGGTAGATGAGCCACTGAACTTAACGTACATTAAGAAAGAATTTTGTAATTCTAATCTGGACAAAAGCACTAGCGCACTATTTGGTCTGAATCCATTTAGTGGAAAACCTTTGTATACGGCGCTTCCACCTCAGAGCGCCTTCCCACCAGCCACTTTCATGCCTCCAGTGCAGGCGAGTATCCCTGGGTTACGGCCCTACCCGGGGCTTGATCAAATGAGCTTCCTTCCACACATGGCCTACACGTACCCAACTGGAGCAGCTACATTTGCCGATATGCAGCAGCGGCGGAAATATCAGCGAAAACAGGGATTTCAG GGTGAAATGCTTGATGGAACCCCGGATTACATGTCAGGTCTAGATGATATGACGGATTCAGACTCCTGCCTGAGTCGAAAGAAGATTAAAAAGACAGAGAGTGGCATGTACGCGTGTGATTTATGTGATAAGACATTCCAGAAAAGTAGCTCCCTCTTGAGACACAAATATGAACATACAG gaAAAAGGCCACACCAGTGTCAAATCTGTAAAAAAGCATTCAAACATAAACACCATCTAATAGAACATTCACGTCTGCACTCCGGTGAGAAGCCATACCAATGTGACAAGTGCGGGAAGCGTTTCTCACATTCTGGGTCCTACTCACAGCACATGAACCACAGGTATTCCTACTGTAAAAGAGAGGCCGAAGAACGGGAGGCCGCAGAGAGGGAAGCCAGAGAGAAGGGTCACTTAGAACCAACCGAGCTGCTGATGAATCGAGCTTACTTACAGAGTATAACACCTCAGGGCTACTCTGACTCAGAGGAAAGAGAAAGTATGCTAAGAGACGGAGAAATCGAAAGAGAGCACGATAAGGAGGTGGAGGACGTTTACGATAAGCTTGGAAGGCCAGATGGAGACGAAGAGTtcgaagaggaagaggaagagagcgAGAATAAGAGCATGGACACGGATCCGGACACGATCCGAGACGAGGAAGAGAACGGTGAACATTCGATGGACGATAGTTCAGAGGATGGTAAAATGGAAATAAAGTCAGACCATGAAGAAGAAAACATGGAGGATGGCATGTAA
- the ZEB2 gene encoding zinc finger E-box-binding homeobox 2 isoform X3, whose translation MLNHESSPHVNQALLAREEEEDDLRDGGMEHSWHNDDLLKAPVDGSDEMKGEYDCMGPEVTHATTMNNGTVKNTNCTSEFEDYFAKRKMDDGDGHGVSIAEYLHRTDTAIIYPEAPEELCRLGTPEANGQEENDLPPGTPDAFAQLLTCPYCDRGYKRLTSLKEHIKYRHEKNEENFSCPLCSYTFAYRTQLERHMVTHKPGRDQHQMLTQGASNRKFKCTECGKAFKYKHHLKEHLRIHSGEKPYECPNCKKRFSHSGSYSSHISSKKCIGLISVNGRMRNNMKAGSSPNSVSSSPTNSAITQLRHKLENGKPLGMNESSGLLKIKTETLDYNDYKLLMAATHGFNGPNPFMNGGLGATSPLGIHSSAQSPMQHLGIGMEASLLGYPTLSSNLSEVQKVLEIVDNTVSRQKMECKADEVAKLKGYHMKETGPQGEDQGMTSPGIPQVGLPVVSHNGATKSIIDYTLEKVNEAKACLQSLTVDSRRPFNSIKKEKLRTLIDLVSEEKMLESHNISTPFSCQFCKESFNGPIPLHQHERYLCKMNEEIKAVLQPSENLILNKQGMFAEKQALLLSSVLSEKGMNIPINPYKDHMSVLKAYYAMNMEPNSDELLKISIAVGLPQEFVKDWFEQRKVYQYATSRSPSLERTSAEVAPVNTTPTKDSMSARSPVKPVDSITSPSIAELHNRVSNCDMPLRLTKPSHFAGLKPVVDKLDHSRSNTPSPLNLSSTSSKNSHSSSYTPNSFSSEELQAEPLDLSVPRQMKEIKSVIATKNKTKPNNITIEHNSVPISSDMVDEPLNLTYIKKEFCNSNLDKSTSALFGLNPFSGKPLYTALPPQSAFPPATFMPPVQASIPGLRPYPGLDQMSFLPHMAYTYPTGAATFADMQQRRKYQRKQGFQGEMLDGTPDYMSGLDDMTDSDSCLSRKKIKKTESGMYACDLCDKTFQKSSSLLRHKYEHTGKRPHQCQICKKAFKHKHHLIEHSRLHSGEKPYQCDKCGKRFSHSGSYSQHMNHRYSYCKREAEEREAAEREAREKGHLEPTELLMNRAYLQSITPQGYSDSEERESMLRDGEIEREHDKEVEDVYDKLGRPDGDEEFEEEEEESENKSMDTDPDTIRDEEENGEHSMDDSSEDGKMEIKSDHEEENMEDGM comes from the exons ATGAAATGAAGGGAGAATACGACTGTATGGGGCCAGAAGTCACTCACGCAACCACTATGAACAACGGTACAG TGAAGAACACGAATTGCACTTCGGAATTTGAGGATTATTTCGCCAAAAGAAAAATGGATGATGGCGACGGGCACGGAGTTAGCATAGCGGAGTATCTGCATCGTACTGACACGGCCATTATTTACCCAGAAGCCCCCGAGGAGCTTTGCCGCTTGGGTACACCGGAGGCCAATGGTCAGGAAGAGAATG ACCTACCACCTGGAACACCAGATGCCTTTGCCCAGCTGCTGACCTGTCCCTACTGCGACCGAGGCTACAAGCGGTTGACGTCACTAAAGGAGCACATCAAGTACCGCCACGAGAAGAACGAGGAGAACTTTTCCTGTCCTCTCTGTAGCTATACGTTTGCCTACCGCACCCAACTCGAGCGGCATATGGTGACGCACAAGCCGGGGAGAGATCAG CACCAAATGTTGACCCAGGGAGCTAGCAATCGCAAGTTCAAGTGCACAGAATGTGGCAAGGCATTCAAGTACAAGCATCACTTAAAGGAACACCTGCGAATACATAGTG gggagaaaccatacgAATGCCCAAATTGCAAGAAACGCTTCTCCCATTCAGGTTCCTACAGTTCACACATTAGCAGTAAGAAATGCATTGGCCTAATCTCTGTGAACGGGAGGATGAGAAACAACATGAAGGCGGGTTCATCTCCTAACTCCGTGTCTTCATCTCCCACCAACTCAGCCATAACGCAGCTTCGGCACAAACTGGAGAATGGGAAACCACTCGGTATGAATGAGTCTTCAGGCTTGTTGAAGATCAAAACCGAAACACTAGATTATAATGATTATAAACTTCTTATGGCAGCCACTCATGGGTTCAATGGTCCCAATCCTTTTATGAACGGTGGTCTTGGAGCGACCAGCCCCCTGGGAATTCACTCCTCAGCTCAAAGTCCAATGCAGCACTTAGGTATAGGGATGGAGGCATCACTACTTGGGTATCCAACCTTAAGCAGTAACTTAAGCGAGGTGCAGAAGGTCTTAGAAATTGTGGACAACACCGTTTCGAGACAGAAGATGGAATGCAAGGCCGATGAGGTTGCAAAGTTGAAGGGATATCACATGAAGGAAACGGGACCTCAAGGAGAGGACCAAGGCATGACGTCCCCTGGTATTCCACAAGTTGGTCTTCCCGTAGTAAGTCATAATGGTGCCACTAAAAGTATTATAGACTATACATTGGAGAAGGTGAATGAAGCCAAAGCTTGTTTACAGAGCTTGACCGTGGATTCGAGAAGGCCATTTAATAGTATTAAGAAGGAAAAGTTACGTACATTGATAGACCTTGTAAGTGAAGAAAAGATGTTAGAGAGCCATAATATATCCACTCCATTTTCTTGCCAGTTTTGTAAAGAAAGTTTTAACGGCCCCATTCCTTTACATCAACACGAACGTTATTTGTGTAAGATGAACGAAGAAATAAAAGCAGTCCTCCAACCCAGTGAAAACCTGATTCTCAATAAACAGGGAATGTTTGCTGAGAAACAAGCACTCCTGCTGTCGTCGGTACTTTCCGAGAAAGGAATGAACATCCCGATTAACCCATACAAGGACCACATGTCTGTACTTAAAGCTTATTACGCTATGAATATGGAACCTAACTCTGATGAACTACTGAAAATTTCCATAGCAGTTGGCCTTCCTCAGGAATTTGTGAAGGACTGGTTTGAACAAAGAAAAGTCTACCAATATGCAACTTCCAGGTCACCGTCTTTGGAAAGGACCAGTGCGGAAGTGGCTCCAGTAAACACCACTCCCACTAAAGACTCTATGTCAGCCAGATCACCAGTAAAACCTGTGGATTCTATCACTTCACCGTCTATAGCAGAACTTCATAACCGGGTATCTAATTGTGATATGCCTCTCAGGCTAACAAAACCTAGTCATTTTGCTGGTCTGAAGCCAGTTGTTGATAAATTGGACCACTCTAGGAGCAATACTCCATCTCCTTTAAATCTTTCTTCCACATCTTCTAAAAACTCCCATAGTAGTTCTTACACTCCAAACAGTTTTTCCTCAGAGGAGCTTCAAGCTGAGCCTTTGGACTTATCTGTACCAAGACAAATGAAGGAAATTAAAAGTGTTATAGCCACAAAGAACAAAACCAAACCCAATAACATCACTATTGAACATAACAGTGTTCCTATATCTTCCGACATGGTAGATGAGCCACTGAACTTAACGTACATTAAGAAAGAATTTTGTAATTCTAATCTGGACAAAAGCACTAGCGCACTATTTGGTCTGAATCCATTTAGTGGAAAACCTTTGTATACGGCGCTTCCACCTCAGAGCGCCTTCCCACCAGCCACTTTCATGCCTCCAGTGCAGGCGAGTATCCCTGGGTTACGGCCCTACCCGGGGCTTGATCAAATGAGCTTCCTTCCACACATGGCCTACACGTACCCAACTGGAGCAGCTACATTTGCCGATATGCAGCAGCGGCGGAAATATCAGCGAAAACAGGGATTTCAG GGTGAAATGCTTGATGGAACCCCGGATTACATGTCAGGTCTAGATGATATGACGGATTCAGACTCCTGCCTGAGTCGAAAGAAGATTAAAAAGACAGAGAGTGGCATGTACGCGTGTGATTTATGTGATAAGACATTCCAGAAAAGTAGCTCCCTCTTGAGACACAAATATGAACATACAG gaAAAAGGCCACACCAGTGTCAAATCTGTAAAAAAGCATTCAAACATAAACACCATCTAATAGAACATTCACGTCTGCACTCCGGTGAGAAGCCATACCAATGTGACAAGTGCGGGAAGCGTTTCTCACATTCTGGGTCCTACTCACAGCACATGAACCACAGGTATTCCTACTGTAAAAGAGAGGCCGAAGAACGGGAGGCCGCAGAGAGGGAAGCCAGAGAGAAGGGTCACTTAGAACCAACCGAGCTGCTGATGAATCGAGCTTACTTACAGAGTATAACACCTCAGGGCTACTCTGACTCAGAGGAAAGAGAAAGTATGCTAAGAGACGGAGAAATCGAAAGAGAGCACGATAAGGAGGTGGAGGACGTTTACGATAAGCTTGGAAGGCCAGATGGAGACGAAGAGTtcgaagaggaagaggaagagagcgAGAATAAGAGCATGGACACGGATCCGGACACGATCCGAGACGAGGAAGAGAACGGTGAACATTCGATGGACGATAGTTCAGAGGATGGTAAAATGGAAATAAAGTCAGACCATGAAGAAGAAAACATGGAGGATGGCATGTAA